In Humulus lupulus chromosome 7, drHumLupu1.1, whole genome shotgun sequence, the following are encoded in one genomic region:
- the LOC133790896 gene encoding root phototropism protein 3-like isoform X2, whose translation MYSKLVLPGFIKATIGRKSFTRETLVHESSKSNRCAIFPASSVSLVAKTLVQKPRKSVSKDGTLIRESGKSNKCVIFSANNNNVSLVAKSLERKDHDWFVQSTVPSDLIIQVGDSSFHLHKLPVVSRSGYLNKVIFDRSNNNGARDKSLKIPIGIDNLPGGAKTFELVVKFCYGWEVDITCANIAPLYCAAQFLDMSDDLEQGNLISKTEAFLSFSIFSSWKDTFIILKSCENLSSLAKELQIVKRCSESIALKACTNLKDLSSGEDGPHCFHHLPILKLENKEVDHWWFEDVSSLRIDHFIEISSELLKMLERRIAPLLELCRAPDLLVKNYGDSDNNNNVHDVGIVNKVVEAYASLHQINRKKKILVVGRLVDDYLTLVAREEKLHVKSFQSLVEALPKEARFCDDNLYRATDLYLKAHPGLTEDERTSLCRFLEYHRLSQDVREQVIKNNRLPLKIATRFMLLEQVSMTRSMASSNNNTTIKTHAFVRANNRSLGKEKCWKNCQKEIRKMTKDLETMNAQLNDLQVCKLKIQRQMLRCLNI comes from the exons aTGTATAGCAAATTAGTCCTTCCTGGCTTTATTAAGGCCACCATAGGAAGAAAAAGTTTCACAAGAGAAACACTAGTGCATGAGTCCAGTAAGAGTAACCGGTGTGCCATTTTCCCAGCCAGTAGTGTCAGCTTGGTagccaaaactctagttcaaaaGCCCAGAAAAAGTGTTAGTAAAGATGGCACTCTTATTCGAGAGTCCGGGAAGAGTAACAAGTGTGTGATTTTCTCAGCCAACAATAATAATGTCAGCTTGGTAGCCAAAAGTTTGGAAAGAAAAGACCATGATTG GTTTGTTCAGTCAACAGTTCCAAGTGATTTGATCATCCAAGTTGGTGATTCAAGCTTTCATTTGCACAAG CTCCCTGTGGTCTCAAGAAGTGGATATTTGAATAAAGTGATTTTTGATAGAAGTAATAATAATGGGGCCAGAGACAAAAGCCTCAAGATACCCATAGGCATAGACAATCTTCCAGGAGGAGCCAAAACTTTTGAGTTAGTCGTAAAGTTTTGTTATGGGTGGGAAGTTGATATTACATGTGCCAATATTGCTCCCCTATATTGTGCTGCCCAGTTCTTGGATATGAGTGATGATCTTGAACAAGGCAACCTCATATCCAAAACTGAGGCATTTCTAAGCTTTTCGATATTTTCGTCATGGAAAGACAcctttataattttgaaaagctGTGAAAATCTTTCTTCGTTGGCCAAAGAGCTGCAAATTGTTAAGAGATGCTCAGAGTCCATTGCTTTGAAGGCCTGCACAAACCTTAAAGACTTAAGTTCTGGAGAAGATGGTCCGCATTGCTTTCATCATCTTCCAATATTAAAACTTGAGAATAAGGAAGTTGACCATTGGTGGTTTGAAGATGTCTCTTCACTTAGAATAGATCATTTCATTGAG ATCAGCTCGGAGTTGTTGAAAATGCTCGAACGACGAATAGCGCCTTTGTTGGAGCTCTGTCGCGCTCCAGATCTTCTGGTTAAGAACTATGGAGACAGTGACAATAATAATAATGTCCATGATGTTGGCATTGTTAATAAGGTGGTGGAAGCTTATGCTTCTCTTCATCAGATCAATCGCAAGAAGAAAATACTAGTAGTTGGGAGGTTAGTGGATGACTATCTTACACTAGTAGCAAGAGAAGAGAAACTTCATGTCAAGAGTTTCCAGTCACTTGTGGAAGCTTTGCCAAAAGAAGCTCGGTTTTGTGATGACAATCTCTATAGAGCCACTGACTTGTATCTCAAG GCACATCCTGGGTTAACAGAAGATGAAAGAACAAGTTTATGCAGATTCTTGGAATACCATAGATTATCACAAGATGTTCGAGAACAAGTTATTAAGAACAACCGTTTGCCACTGAAAATTGCAACTAGATTtatgcttctagagcaagtgagCATGACAAGGTCAATGGCAAGTAGTAATAATAATACTACTATCAAGACTCATGCATTTGTTAGAGCAAATAATCGAAGCTTGGGGAAAGAGAAATGTTGGAAGAATTGCCAAAAGGAAATAAGAAAAATGACCAAAGATTTGGAGACCATGAATGCACAACTCAATGATCTTCAAGTCTGTAAATTAAAGATTCAAAGACAAATGTTGAGATGTCTTAATATTTGA
- the LOC133790900 gene encoding uncharacterized protein LOC133790900, with protein sequence MNPEPEAEVEVEPEPGPGTEVEIRRTSSSNSRTPEESSPCPICLGPILQESFLDKCFHKFCYKCIMQWTKVVSGKHSYKLASVKCPLCKVENFSIIHGFVGSSFQQYYINQNFEYGFVLSKAHKYRLQCYYTEPGLLSDIFSVSRYWKSRKYLQSNQWLHSWLRREIQILMQEEDVDIVVHHIHGVIDSFQTKSKQQPQGNTPEAKSEEFRSLISDAARPFLAARTDRFVSEVELFLASGLNIEAYDAVCKQRLGWSAPGETSESTQGEVELRTVIPYLYTFDEDSDGTD encoded by the exons ATGAATCCGGAGCCGGAGGCCGAGGTGGAGGTGGAGCCGGAGCCGGGACCGGGGACGGAGGTAGAGATTAGGAGAACAAGCAGCAGCAACTCTCGGACTCCGGAGGAATCGAGTCCTTGCCCAATCTGCCTCGGACCCATTCTTCAAGAATCATTCCTTGATAAATGTTTCC ATAAGTTCTGTTACAAGTGCATTATGCAATGGACTAAAGTGGTTTCTGGCAAGCACTCTTACAAGCTAGCTTCTGTAAAGTGTCCTCTCTGCAAG GTGGAAAATTTTTCTATAATACATGGATTTGTTGGAAGTTCTTTTCAACAGTATTACATTAATCAGAATTTTGAATATGG CTTTGTCTTATCAAAAGCTCACAAGTACAGATTACAGTGCTATTACACCGAACCAG GGCTTTTGAGTGACATTTTTAGTGTGTCACGCTATTGGAAATCACGCAAGTATCTTCAGTCAAACCAATGGCTCCACAGTTGGTTGAGAAGGGAAATTCAAATCCTTATGCAG GAGGAAGATGTTGACATCGTTGTACACCACATACATGGCGTGATCGATTCATTTCAGACGAA GAGTAAGCAACAACCGCAAGGAAACACGCCAGAAGCCAAAAGTGAAGAGTTCCGATCATTGATATCTGATGCAGCTAGGCCTTTCTTAGCAGCAAGAACCGATCGCTTTGTTAGTGAAGTGGAATTGTTTCTTGCTTCAGGTTTGAACATTGAAGCCTACGATGCTGTTTGCAAGCAGCGGTTAGGTTGGAGTGCACCGGGGGAAACTAGTGAGAGTACTCAAGGAGAAGTTGAACTGAGAACTGTAATTCCGTATTTGTATACCTTTGATGAGGACTCTGATGGAACTGATTGA
- the LOC133790896 gene encoding root phototropism protein 3-like isoform X1 has protein sequence MYSKLVLPGFIKATIGRKSFTRETLVHESSKSNRCAIFPASSVSLVAKTLVQKPRKSVSKDGTLIRESGKSNKCVIFSANNNNVSLVAKSLERKDHDWFVQSTVPSDLIIQVGDSSFHLHKLPVVSRSGYLNKVIFDRSNNNGARDKSLKIPIGIDNLPGGAKTFELVVKFCYGWEVDITCANIAPLYCAAQFLDMSDDLEQGNLISKTEAFLSFSIFSSWKDTFIILKSCENLSSLAKELQIVKRCSESIALKACTNLKDLSSGEDGPHCFHHLPILKLENKEVDHWWFEDVSSLRIDHFIEVIQSIKSKGMKPKLVGSCIAHWTTKWLSSSVNLSELDDTTYPNPKNMTTYHLQRVTIECLIRVLPTEENSVSCNFLLHLLKAGLALQISSELLKMLERRIAPLLELCRAPDLLVKNYGDSDNNNNVHDVGIVNKVVEAYASLHQINRKKKILVVGRLVDDYLTLVAREEKLHVKSFQSLVEALPKEARFCDDNLYRATDLYLKAHPGLTEDERTSLCRFLEYHRLSQDVREQVIKNNRLPLKIATRFMLLEQVSMTRSMASSNNNTTIKTHAFVRANNRSLGKEKCWKNCQKEIRKMTKDLETMNAQLNDLQVCKLKIQRQMLRCLNI, from the exons aTGTATAGCAAATTAGTCCTTCCTGGCTTTATTAAGGCCACCATAGGAAGAAAAAGTTTCACAAGAGAAACACTAGTGCATGAGTCCAGTAAGAGTAACCGGTGTGCCATTTTCCCAGCCAGTAGTGTCAGCTTGGTagccaaaactctagttcaaaaGCCCAGAAAAAGTGTTAGTAAAGATGGCACTCTTATTCGAGAGTCCGGGAAGAGTAACAAGTGTGTGATTTTCTCAGCCAACAATAATAATGTCAGCTTGGTAGCCAAAAGTTTGGAAAGAAAAGACCATGATTG GTTTGTTCAGTCAACAGTTCCAAGTGATTTGATCATCCAAGTTGGTGATTCAAGCTTTCATTTGCACAAG CTCCCTGTGGTCTCAAGAAGTGGATATTTGAATAAAGTGATTTTTGATAGAAGTAATAATAATGGGGCCAGAGACAAAAGCCTCAAGATACCCATAGGCATAGACAATCTTCCAGGAGGAGCCAAAACTTTTGAGTTAGTCGTAAAGTTTTGTTATGGGTGGGAAGTTGATATTACATGTGCCAATATTGCTCCCCTATATTGTGCTGCCCAGTTCTTGGATATGAGTGATGATCTTGAACAAGGCAACCTCATATCCAAAACTGAGGCATTTCTAAGCTTTTCGATATTTTCGTCATGGAAAGACAcctttataattttgaaaagctGTGAAAATCTTTCTTCGTTGGCCAAAGAGCTGCAAATTGTTAAGAGATGCTCAGAGTCCATTGCTTTGAAGGCCTGCACAAACCTTAAAGACTTAAGTTCTGGAGAAGATGGTCCGCATTGCTTTCATCATCTTCCAATATTAAAACTTGAGAATAAGGAAGTTGACCATTGGTGGTTTGAAGATGTCTCTTCACTTAGAATAGATCATTTCATTGAGGTAATTCAGTCCATAAAAAGTAAAGGGATGAAGCCAAAGCTTGTTGGATCATGTATAGCTCACTGGACCACTAAATGGCTCTCCAGTAGTGTCAATCTCAGTGAGCTTGATGACACTACGTACCCCAATCCCAAAAACATGACTACTTATCATTTACAAAGAGTCACAATAGAGTGTCTGATTAGAGTACTTCCAACTGAGGAAAACTCAGTTTCTTGTAACTTTCTACTTCACCTTCTTAAGGCAGGTTTGGCATTGCAGATCAGCTCGGAGTTGTTGAAAATGCTCGAACGACGAATAGCGCCTTTGTTGGAGCTCTGTCGCGCTCCAGATCTTCTGGTTAAGAACTATGGAGACAGTGACAATAATAATAATGTCCATGATGTTGGCATTGTTAATAAGGTGGTGGAAGCTTATGCTTCTCTTCATCAGATCAATCGCAAGAAGAAAATACTAGTAGTTGGGAGGTTAGTGGATGACTATCTTACACTAGTAGCAAGAGAAGAGAAACTTCATGTCAAGAGTTTCCAGTCACTTGTGGAAGCTTTGCCAAAAGAAGCTCGGTTTTGTGATGACAATCTCTATAGAGCCACTGACTTGTATCTCAAG GCACATCCTGGGTTAACAGAAGATGAAAGAACAAGTTTATGCAGATTCTTGGAATACCATAGATTATCACAAGATGTTCGAGAACAAGTTATTAAGAACAACCGTTTGCCACTGAAAATTGCAACTAGATTtatgcttctagagcaagtgagCATGACAAGGTCAATGGCAAGTAGTAATAATAATACTACTATCAAGACTCATGCATTTGTTAGAGCAAATAATCGAAGCTTGGGGAAAGAGAAATGTTGGAAGAATTGCCAAAAGGAAATAAGAAAAATGACCAAAGATTTGGAGACCATGAATGCACAACTCAATGATCTTCAAGTCTGTAAATTAAAGATTCAAAGACAAATGTTGAGATGTCTTAATATTTGA